In a single window of the Arthrobacter sp. StoSoilA2 genome:
- the hemB gene encoding porphobilinogen synthase: MSFPNHRPRRLRTTPAMRRLTAETRLAPADLILPAFIREGLSEPSPISSMPGVVQHTTDTLKRAAAEAVELGVGGMMLFGVPEVRDARGTASLDPEGVLNKAIRDVKAEVGDDLVIMGDVCLDEFTDHGHCGVLDAEGYVDNDATLEIYGQMAVAQAEAGAHVLGPSGMMDGQIAVIRQALEDSGHKNTVVLAYAAKYASAFYGPFREAVDSQLKGDRRTYQMDAANRREAILEVELDLEEGADMVMVKPAMSYLDILADIAAMSPVPVSAYQISGEYAMIEAAAANGWIDRRGAITESVLGIKRAGADTVLTYWASELAGWLKES; this comes from the coding sequence ATGAGCTTTCCGAACCACCGTCCCCGCCGCTTGCGCACCACCCCGGCGATGCGCAGGCTCACGGCAGAAACACGTCTGGCCCCCGCAGACCTCATACTTCCGGCCTTCATCCGTGAAGGCCTCAGCGAGCCCAGCCCGATCAGTTCAATGCCCGGCGTAGTCCAGCACACCACCGACACACTCAAGCGGGCGGCTGCGGAAGCCGTGGAACTTGGCGTGGGCGGCATGATGCTGTTCGGCGTACCAGAGGTCCGGGACGCACGGGGCACCGCATCCTTGGACCCGGAAGGAGTCCTGAACAAGGCCATCCGGGACGTCAAGGCCGAGGTGGGCGATGACCTCGTGATCATGGGCGATGTATGCCTTGACGAATTCACTGACCACGGACATTGCGGCGTTCTGGATGCCGAAGGATACGTGGACAACGATGCCACTTTGGAGATCTACGGCCAGATGGCGGTTGCCCAGGCCGAGGCGGGCGCCCATGTGTTGGGACCTTCGGGCATGATGGACGGACAAATCGCCGTCATCCGCCAGGCGTTGGAGGATTCGGGCCACAAGAACACCGTTGTCCTGGCCTATGCCGCCAAGTACGCCTCAGCTTTCTACGGTCCGTTCCGTGAAGCCGTGGACTCCCAGCTGAAGGGTGATCGGCGGACCTACCAAATGGATGCAGCCAACCGTCGCGAAGCCATTCTCGAAGTTGAATTGGACCTTGAAGAAGGCGCCGACATGGTCATGGTCAAGCCGGCCATGAGTTACCTCGACATCCTCGCGGATATTGCTGCCATGAGCCCCGTACCCGTCTCGGCCTACCAAATCTCCGGGGAGTACGCCATGATCGAAGCCGCCGCTGCCAACGGCTGGATCGATCGGCGGGGCGCCATCACCGAGTCGGTGCTGGGCATCAAAAGGGCCGGAGCCGATACCGTCCTGACCTACTGGGCCTCCGAACTGGCAGGCTGGCTGAAGGAGTCCTGA